TGGACGGACGGAACGTGACGGTGGCGGCCCGGCAGAACGGGTTCGATGTGGTCGTAACACGGGGGAACGAAACGGTCGGGCAGGCACCGCTTCCGGCGAACATGACGCGGACGCGGGTCGGCGGGCTGACCTTCGAGCGGAACCGCTCGCGGCTGTACGCGCGGACCGACGGCACCCGCGTCAAGGTCGCGGAGCGCCGCCAGCAAGCGGCGCGGAGCTAGGTCCAGTCGATCCGGTACACTTCCGCGGTAATGGCCTGTCGGTCCGACTCGTGGAACTCGAACTGTCGCGGCAGGTCGAACTCCGTCTCGAAGGCGTGAGTCACCTCGCCGCCGTTATCGGCGGCGAAGGACTCGACGAACGCTTGGCTGCCCTCGTTGTGAATCGAGTACGAGACGCCCGCGATGGCTGCGGCGGTTTCGAGGAACCGACGGTCGGCGTGTTCGTTGTCCGACTGCGCGCCGAACGGGGGGTTCATCACAACGGTGGTCTCGTCGGCGGAGGGACACAGTGGGGCCGTGGTGGCATCTGCTCGAACCCACGACACTGGCGTCGTCGACCCGACTTTCCGCTCGTTTTCGCGCGCCGTCGACAGCGGCGCGGGGTCGATATCTAGCCCGACAACCCGCGCGGGCGACCGCAGCGCTGCACCCAGCGCCAACATACCGGTTCCACAGCCGAGGTCGACGACCGTCCGTCCCTGAATGTCGTTCTGGAGGTCCGCGGTGTGGACGAGATGCGCCGCCAGATCCGGCGGTGTCCGGTACTGTTCGAGACTGGCCCGTGGATTGTCGAACCCGGCGACGACGGCGAGTTGCTGGGCGAGCGCACTCTTTGTCGGCATTACCTGAGATACGTCAAGATCATTCAAAAACGTTTGGAAATGCTCAGTAGTTATTCTAGTGGGAGTTCGACGACGAACTCGCTGCCGCCGAGGTCACTGTTCTCGACCCAGATATCGCCGCCGTAGCTGTCGACCATCACCGACACGAAGTAGAGCCCGAACCCGGTCCCCGTCGACTCGGTTCCACGCTCCCCTTTCTCGAAGATCGCCTCGCGCTCCCCGGGCGGTATCCCGGGGCCATCGTCCGCGATGCGAAGGTGAACCATTGAGCCGACGCGTTCCGTCGTCACCTCGACTGTGGTGCCTGAACCGCCGTGCTCGACGGCATTGGTCAGGATGTTCCCGATAACATCGTCGAGGAGGTCGTCAGCCACAACTTCGATGCCGTCAGGGACGTCTGTTTTGAGCGTACACTCCGTGTCCATGGAGGCCGCCTTTCTCGTCGCCCCCTCGACGACCGGCCCCAGTTCGATCGTCTCTGCCTTGGTCAGCCCGTCGTCCGACATCGTGCTCAGGACGCTCCGGACCTTCTGTGTGAGGTCGACGATGTCCCGGCTCCAGTCCAAGATCGTCTCGGCGTAGGTTTCCTGTGTCCCGGACAGTGCGTCTGCAAGCGTTTCTGCCCGTGCCTCGATGACGTTCATCCCGTTGAGAATGTCGTGTCTGAGAATGCTGTTGAAAAACTCCATCTGCTCTTCGCGGCGCTTGAGGTCCGTGATGTCCGTCCCCTCGACAATTATTTTTTCCACAGTGCCGTCGACAGCGACCGGTCTCGCCACAACTGACGTTGAGATACGCTGGCCATCTGCGCCGATATGCTCGGCCTCGAACCTGACCATCTCTCCGGTACCTGCCCGCTCGACAGCATCCTGACAACGGCGCGCTACCGCCTCATCGTGGTTCCACCACGGAGCCTCCCAGAACGGTTCCCCGAAGACGGTTTCATCATCAACGTCGATGAACCCGAGCGCCCTTTCGTTTGCCCTGATAAGGTTCCCGTCGGCGTCGAGAATCCCGATGAACGTCTCCGGTGAATTAAATGTCGCCTCCAGTAGCCGCTGGCTCCGCTCGCGTGTATCGACGGCCAGTTCGCGCTCTATCTCCGCCTCGACCCACTGCATGAGATGGTTGAACAGCGTTTGCTGCCAGTCTGAGAGCTCCGCAATCGCCTCATCGTCGTTGACGAAACACAGCGTTCCGTACTCTGCTCCGTTCGCCTGCAACGGAGCACCGATGTACGCCTCCAGTTCAAACCGCTCGTACGCGGGGTCGGTCACCATTGACTCGCTGGCGTCTGCGATGACGTGAATCCCGGAGCCGTCGAGGGTGTGTCTGCAGTACGTCTCCGAAAGCGGTGTCTTGGCACCGGCGGCGATTGTTTCAGAGAGGCCGCTGCTGGCGACGATTTCGTGTTCGTCGCCGGAGACGACTGTGATATGGCCGTTCGGAAACCCAAGATGTTCCCGGCCGACAGCTAGGACTGGCTCGACGCGCTCCCGGAACGACTCTCCGCTGGCCGCCATCGCCGCGGTGAGATCCTGCATAGCCGCGAGATAGCGATCCTGCTCCGTTGAGTCGCTACCCTCGACACCGTCCAGCGGGTCATCCATAGCTGGTAACTCGACCTCCCCGGAGTTGAAGATTCGGCCCCGTTTCTCAGGAGGTGAAATGCGATTGACCGATGGCGGCGCGACAGTTGGCCACCCCTACAACGTCGCGTGCGGGAGCTCGACATAAAAGGCAACTCCACCGAACTCGCTGTCCTCGACCCAGACGTCGCCGCCGTAGCTCCG
The Haloarcula sp. CBA1129 genome window above contains:
- a CDS encoding METTL5 family protein gives rise to the protein MPTKSALAQQLAVVAGFDNPRASLEQYRTPPDLAAHLVHTADLQNDIQGRTVVDLGCGTGMLALGAALRSPARVVGLDIDPAPLSTARENERKVGSTTPVSWVRADATTAPLCPSADETTVVMNPPFGAQSDNEHADRRFLETAAAIAGVSYSIHNEGSQAFVESFAADNGGEVTHAFETEFDLPRQFEFHESDRQAITAEVYRIDWT
- a CDS encoding ATP-binding protein, which encodes MDDPLDGVEGSDSTEQDRYLAAMQDLTAAMAASGESFRERVEPVLAVGREHLGFPNGHITVVSGDEHEIVASSGLSETIAAGAKTPLSETYCRHTLDGSGIHVIADASESMVTDPAYERFELEAYIGAPLQANGAEYGTLCFVNDDEAIAELSDWQQTLFNHLMQWVEAEIERELAVDTRERSQRLLEATFNSPETFIGILDADGNLIRANERALGFIDVDDETVFGEPFWEAPWWNHDEAVARRCQDAVERAGTGEMVRFEAEHIGADGQRISTSVVARPVAVDGTVEKIIVEGTDITDLKRREEQMEFFNSILRHDILNGMNVIEARAETLADALSGTQETYAETILDWSRDIVDLTQKVRSVLSTMSDDGLTKAETIELGPVVEGATRKAASMDTECTLKTDVPDGIEVVADDLLDDVIGNILTNAVEHGGSGTTVEVTTERVGSMVHLRIADDGPGIPPGEREAIFEKGERGTESTGTGFGLYFVSVMVDSYGGDIWVENSDLGGSEFVVELPLE